From the genome of Hathewaya histolytica, one region includes:
- a CDS encoding cation-translocating P-type ATPase, protein MENHENNLNIVGLTKEEVSLRIKEGKINIIPKPPSRTLWEILRANLFTGFNAINAVLAVAVFIAGSPKDSIFAIVIVSNAIIGIYQELKAKKTLEKLSLIKGNNVKVLRYKNIENINAERLVIDDIIFLNSGDQILVDCEVLPNNSIEVDESLLTGESESILKKHGEKLLSGSFIVSGSCYAKVVSVGSNTYSSKLVEEARKFKIINSQLQNAINKIFKVVLYFIIPIGILLTFTQLFIAKRTWQDAILGSVSGIIGMIPEGLVLLTSSTFIIAIIRLSKWDTLIQELPATEVLARVDVLCLDKTGTITRGDLKLDKVVPLNDYSEEYIGNILSAIIHSSENLSQTQKAILQKYPNNYNLVIKNKISFSSSRKWEAISFKDEGSWILGAPEFILKNRYNEVSDEVEKAALEGKRVLLLAKFNGDVLDDRLNGDIEKAALLFIGDVIRENAEETVKYFSEQGVTLKIISGDNPITVSTIAKKVGIKGAENYIDARNLPKDNEKLQRIIENTTVFGRVSPYEKREIIKALKKNGHTVAMTGDGVNDILALKESDCGIAMATGSDATKAVAQLVLLNSDFSSLPHVVKEGRKLINNLEKVSELFVSKTVYSILLALIFTLILKPFPLLPIQLTFAGALTIGMPSFFLALEENNEIIKKGFLRRVLRYAIPNGVVIGISTTIMFLVAYYNGLSITQCRSISLMIFALLSLFILLKVALPINKYRLCIVNSMIGLLVLFFSVPLLRRILDIDLFPVSYILIMIIILTISMIFMLTIPKIIGKIIEKS, encoded by the coding sequence ATGGAAAATCATGAAAATAATTTAAATATAGTAGGACTTACAAAAGAAGAGGTATCATTAAGAATAAAAGAAGGAAAAATTAACATAATACCTAAACCACCTTCTCGTACCCTATGGGAAATACTTAGAGCAAATTTATTTACAGGATTTAATGCTATAAACGCTGTGCTAGCAGTAGCAGTATTTATAGCTGGTTCACCTAAAGATTCCATCTTTGCTATAGTTATTGTAAGTAACGCTATAATAGGTATCTATCAAGAATTAAAAGCAAAGAAAACCTTAGAAAAACTATCTCTTATAAAAGGTAACAATGTAAAAGTTTTAAGATATAAAAATATAGAAAATATTAATGCTGAAAGGTTAGTTATAGATGATATTATATTTTTAAATTCAGGAGATCAGATTTTAGTGGATTGCGAAGTATTACCTAATAATAGCATAGAAGTTGATGAGTCCCTTTTGACTGGAGAGTCGGAATCTATTTTAAAAAAACATGGAGAAAAATTATTATCTGGTAGCTTTATAGTTTCAGGAAGTTGTTATGCAAAGGTAGTTAGTGTTGGATCTAATACATATTCATCCAAGTTAGTTGAAGAGGCTAGAAAATTTAAAATTATAAACTCCCAACTTCAAAATGCTATAAACAAAATTTTCAAGGTAGTACTTTATTTTATAATTCCTATTGGAATATTACTTACGTTCACCCAATTATTTATTGCTAAAAGAACTTGGCAAGATGCTATATTAGGTTCTGTATCAGGTATTATAGGGATGATTCCAGAAGGATTAGTATTACTGACGAGTTCTACATTTATTATAGCTATTATACGCCTTTCAAAGTGGGATACCTTAATTCAAGAACTTCCAGCAACAGAGGTCTTAGCAAGAGTAGATGTACTTTGTTTAGATAAAACTGGAACTATAACTAGAGGTGATTTAAAACTAGATAAAGTAGTTCCTTTAAATGATTATAGTGAAGAATACATAGGAAATATACTATCTGCTATAATTCATTCTTCAGAGAATTTAAGTCAAACGCAAAAGGCTATTTTACAAAAGTATCCTAATAATTATAATTTAGTTATAAAAAATAAAATTTCATTCTCTTCCTCACGAAAATGGGAAGCTATATCATTTAAAGATGAAGGATCTTGGATACTTGGTGCTCCTGAATTCATATTAAAAAATAGATATAATGAAGTTTCAGATGAAGTAGAAAAGGCTGCTTTAGAAGGCAAGAGAGTATTGTTATTAGCAAAATTTAATGGTGATGTCTTAGATGATAGATTAAATGGTGATATTGAAAAGGCAGCCTTATTATTTATAGGGGATGTAATAAGAGAAAATGCTGAAGAAACTGTTAAATATTTTAGTGAACAAGGAGTAACCTTAAAAATAATTTCAGGAGATAATCCTATAACTGTATCTACCATAGCTAAAAAAGTAGGAATTAAAGGAGCAGAGAATTATATTGATGCTAGAAATTTACCAAAAGATAATGAAAAATTACAAAGAATAATTGAAAACACAACTGTATTCGGTAGAGTGTCTCCCTATGAAAAAAGAGAAATTATAAAAGCACTTAAAAAAAATGGTCATACAGTTGCTATGACTGGAGACGGAGTTAACGATATATTAGCTTTAAAAGAATCTGATTGTGGAATCGCTATGGCTACAGGTTCTGATGCTACAAAAGCAGTTGCTCAATTAGTTCTATTAAATTCTGATTTTTCATCCCTCCCCCATGTAGTTAAAGAAGGAAGAAAACTTATAAATAATTTAGAAAAAGTATCAGAACTATTTGTATCTAAAACTGTATATTCAATTCTCTTGGCTTTAATATTTACTCTTATTTTAAAACCTTTTCCCCTATTGCCGATTCAACTTACTTTTGCTGGTGCTTTAACTATAGGTATGCCATCCTTCTTTCTGGCTTTAGAAGAAAATAATGAAATTATAAAAAAAGGCTTTTTAAGAAGAGTGTTAAGGTATGCGATTCCAAATGGAGTTGTTATTGGTATAAGTACTACAATTATGTTTTTAGTAGCATACTATAATGGATTGTCAATAACGCAATGTAGAAGTATTTCTCTTATGATATTTGCTTTATTAAGTCTTTTTATACTTCTAAAAGTGGCCTTGCCTATAAATAAATATAGATTATGTATTGTTAACTCAATGATAGGATTACTTGTCTTATTTTTTTCTGTACCATTGCTAAGAAGGATTTTGGATATAGACCTCTTTCCTGTATCATATATTCTTATTATGATAATAATTTTAACAATTTCTATGATTTTTATGTTAACGATACCTAAGATTATAGGAAAAATAATAGAAAAAAGTTAA
- a CDS encoding methylated-DNA--[protein]-cysteine S-methyltransferase, with protein MNYYARYNSIIGELYIIVDEKGLKRIELCKENFQAYLSKNKDIKENTLACNEIIKQLEEYFKGERKTFELSISLEGTEFRKKVWRALMKIPYGETRSYSDIAIDIENPNSVRAVGGANRSNPIPIIIPCHRVIGKNGSLTGYLGDKMEIKRRLLEIEGVRYQ; from the coding sequence ATGAATTATTATGCTAGATATAATTCTATAATAGGAGAGCTATATATTATAGTAGATGAAAAGGGACTTAAGAGAATAGAATTATGTAAAGAAAATTTTCAAGCATATTTATCTAAAAACAAAGATATTAAGGAAAACACTTTAGCTTGTAATGAAATTATAAAACAGTTAGAAGAATATTTTAAGGGAGAAAGAAAAACTTTTGAACTTAGTATCTCTTTAGAAGGAACAGAATTTAGAAAAAAAGTATGGAGAGCTTTAATGAAAATCCCTTATGGTGAAACTAGATCTTACTCTGATATAGCAATAGATATAGAAAATCCTAATAGCGTTAGAGCTGTTGGTGGTGCTAATAGAAGTAATCCAATACCTATAATTATTCCTTGTCATAGGGTAATAGGTAAAAATGGTTCTCTGACAGGATATTTAGGAGATAAAATGGAAATTAAAAGGAGACTTTTAGAAATTGAGGGAGTAAGATATCAATAA
- a CDS encoding DUF5052 family protein: MNKRIGFLKNALIVSIIILSTISLSGCNVFRNKMGKMLESLKGREAIVQTYDEDSNIIDRIEGKSISINTEDEFNSKDEDGKTIKKSAVMKLTVGGKSMLHVGSSLIMYEKGLEDIFNEYSKKVEIKNLKRSTPFLNNMINDMRNLTTGKSKVVLIRSQSGKPLATFAGNNVSYFATGIDKSTGILIDGKYLFIYRCDYSIYDMDLVN, translated from the coding sequence GTGAACAAAAGAATAGGATTTTTGAAAAATGCTTTAATAGTTTCAATAATAATATTAAGCACCATAAGTTTAAGCGGGTGTAATGTTTTTAGAAATAAGATGGGAAAGATGTTAGAAAGTTTAAAAGGAAGAGAAGCTATTGTGCAAACTTATGATGAAGACAGTAACATCATTGATAGAATAGAAGGAAAATCCATAAGCATAAATACTGAAGATGAATTTAATTCTAAGGATGAAGATGGTAAAACAATTAAAAAATCTGCAGTTATGAAACTAACTGTAGGTGGTAAATCTATGCTACATGTTGGCAGTAGTCTAATTATGTACGAAAAAGGATTAGAAGATATTTTTAATGAATATTCTAAAAAAGTGGAAATTAAAAACTTAAAAAGATCAACTCCATTTTTAAATAATATGATTAATGATATGAGAAACCTTACCACAGGTAAAAGTAAAGTAGTTTTAATTAGATCACAATCTGGTAAACCACTAGCTACTTTTGCAGGTAATAATGTAAGTTATTTTGCAACAGGGATAGACAAGTCTACAGGTATATTAATAGATGGAAAATATCTATTTATATATAGATGTGATTATTCGATTTATGATATGGATTTAGTGAATTAA
- a CDS encoding ABC transporter ATP-binding protein has translation MDKNIIIEVKNLNKSFKMGNEEVAVLKNINLNVHKGDFVSIMGPSGCGKSTLLYLMGGLDTPTSGSVYINNKEISKLSDKEISKVRRCELGFVFQFYNLVQNLSVEDNILLPILLEGYKPKNFKKELDELLDIIEMSHKRRVTPRELSGGQQQRVAIARALINNPDLILADEPIGNLDSKTGEEIMKLFKRVSREKEVTIVNVTHSKDAAEYGTHLITLKDGEILKKEAY, from the coding sequence ATGGATAAAAATATAATAATAGAAGTTAAAAACTTAAATAAAAGCTTTAAAATGGGCAATGAAGAGGTTGCTGTACTTAAAAATATAAATTTAAACGTTCACAAAGGAGATTTTGTATCTATAATGGGACCTTCAGGTTGTGGAAAGAGTACCTTATTATATTTAATGGGTGGACTTGACACTCCAACCTCAGGAAGTGTTTATATAAATAACAAGGAAATTTCTAAGCTTTCGGATAAAGAAATAAGCAAAGTAAGAAGATGTGAACTTGGATTTGTATTTCAATTTTATAATCTAGTGCAAAATTTATCTGTAGAAGATAATATATTATTACCAATATTATTAGAGGGTTACAAGCCCAAAAATTTTAAAAAGGAATTAGATGAACTATTAGATATAATAGAGATGAGTCATAAGCGACGTGTGACTCCTAGGGAATTATCGGGAGGACAGCAACAAAGAGTTGCTATAGCAAGAGCACTAATTAATAATCCAGACTTGATATTAGCAGATGAACCTATAGGAAATTTAGATTCTAAGACTGGTGAGGAAATAATGAAATTGTTTAAAAGAGTAAGTAGAGAAAAAGAGGTGACTATAGTCAATGTAACTCATTCTAAAGATGCTGCAGAATATGGAACACATCTTATAACCCTTAAAGATGGAGAGATTTTAAAGAAAGAAGCATACTAA
- a CDS encoding lipid II flippase Amj family protein, translating into MSTQIMIVLTLTIVIYIISTLAYSVRIVGVKTGRIAISFAVFNVFALISRTANTIQAPLMAKTIENSIKTGNSQELLNIFRCIIASTTLATIIGALLMPTFIKLFSKAVESFSVHRSIPRVLLHGFSKSGIEQFKNSITLPRRDNIPQLKQLKKMPKKIIVLNTIAFSISVVGVLASLYAGCLNPDLRTTCSTLSSVINGISTILMFIFIDPYISMLTDDVIRGECSEGQFSRCITFVVAGLIFGTILAQFLLVPAARTIEYIARVI; encoded by the coding sequence ATGTCAACACAAATAATGATTGTTTTAACGCTTACAATTGTTATATATATTATTTCAACTCTTGCCTATTCCGTAAGGATAGTTGGGGTTAAGACAGGTAGAATAGCTATATCCTTTGCTGTATTTAATGTTTTTGCACTAATTTCCAGAACAGCAAATACAATACAAGCACCTTTAATGGCTAAAACAATTGAAAATAGTATAAAAACAGGTAATTCACAGGAACTTTTGAATATTTTTAGGTGTATAATAGCATCTACTACTTTAGCAACTATTATAGGGGCCTTATTAATGCCTACATTTATAAAGTTATTTTCAAAGGCAGTAGAATCTTTCAGTGTACATAGGTCAATACCTAGAGTATTGCTTCATGGCTTTTCAAAGTCTGGTATAGAACAGTTTAAAAATAGTATTACTCTTCCTAGGAGGGATAATATACCTCAATTAAAGCAATTAAAAAAAATGCCTAAAAAAATTATAGTTCTAAATACTATAGCCTTTTCTATATCAGTTGTTGGAGTACTAGCATCATTATATGCAGGTTGTTTGAATCCAGATCTAAGAACTACTTGTAGTACTTTATCGTCTGTGATAAATGGAATTTCAACAATTTTAATGTTTATTTTTATAGATCCATATATATCAATGTTAACAGATGATGTTATTAGAGGTGAGTGTAGCGAAGGGCAATTTAGTAGATGCATAACTTTTGTTGTTGCAGGATTAATTTTTGGAACTATATTAGCTCAATTTTTACTAGTTCCTGCAGCTAGGACTATTGAATATATAGCAAGAGTAATTTAA
- a CDS encoding nucleotidyltransferase domain-containing protein has product MNDVIIEKLKTIEKEEDIKILFAVESGSRAWGFPSKDSDYDVRFIYIHTLDWYLSIDKKRDVLEYTINDLLDISGWDITKALNLFRSCNPSLMEWLYSPIIYLQQALFINDLKDLSNTYFSPKASMYHYFNMAKANYKSYLQSDKVRVKKYLYVLRPILACKWLENNKTIPPVEFNRLIETQINNDELLQEIRALLHRKRLGEEIHTETRIDIINDFIDKNICYYSEFIKNLKDNDPINTSILNDLFRKTLEEIWG; this is encoded by the coding sequence ATGAATGATGTAATTATTGAAAAGTTAAAAACTATTGAAAAAGAAGAAGATATTAAAATATTATTTGCAGTTGAATCAGGAAGTCGTGCTTGGGGATTTCCATCAAAAGATAGTGATTATGATGTTAGGTTTATTTATATACATACACTTGATTGGTATTTATCAATAGATAAAAAGAGAGATGTATTAGAATATACAATTAATGATTTATTGGATATAAGTGGCTGGGATATTACAAAAGCACTAAATTTATTTAGAAGCTGTAATCCATCACTAATGGAATGGTTGTATTCTCCTATAATATATTTACAGCAGGCTTTATTTATAAATGATTTAAAAGATTTAAGCAATACGTATTTTTCACCTAAAGCTAGTATGTATCACTATTTTAATATGGCTAAAGCAAACTACAAAAGTTACTTGCAGAGTGATAAAGTTAGAGTAAAAAAATATTTATATGTTTTAAGACCTATACTGGCATGTAAATGGTTAGAAAACAATAAAACTATTCCACCTGTGGAGTTTAATAGGCTTATTGAAACACAAATAAATAATGATGAATTACTGCAGGAAATTAGAGCTTTATTACATAGAAAAAGGTTAGGGGAAGAGATTCATACAGAAACAAGAATAGACATTATTAATGACTTTATAGATAAGAATATATGTTATTATAGTGAATTTATAAAAAATCTAAAAGATAATGATCCCATTAATACTTCAATTTTAAATGACTTATTTAGAAAAACTTTAGAAGAGATCTGGGGATAA
- a CDS encoding DegV family protein yields the protein MKDYTIITDSCCDLPIEYIENNNISYVSLSLRFMGKEYKDDFGKSLNYKEFYAGMIKGEIPKTSQPSPEDYCSIFRKILDQGKDILYICVSTGLSGTFNCANIAKNIVSEEYDNRRIEIVDILTASMGQGIMVVKALEMQSKGHSMDEVLDFLETNKLNLNTYITVDDLNHLKRGGRISSAAAIFGMVLHIKPILTLNNEGRVLPVIKVKGRKSALNKLAKLVCEKIENPEEQVIAISHGDVKEEAEKLKEIILKEVKVKDVIINHIGPVVGTYGGPGALAVFFIGKHRQNHVIEVNK from the coding sequence ATGAAAGATTATACTATAATTACAGACTCTTGTTGTGATTTACCAATAGAATATATAGAAAATAATAATATATCTTATGTTAGTTTAAGCTTAAGATTTATGGGAAAAGAATATAAGGACGATTTTGGTAAAAGTTTAAATTATAAGGAATTTTATGCTGGTATGATAAAAGGTGAAATTCCAAAAACCTCTCAACCTAGTCCAGAAGATTATTGTTCTATATTTAGAAAAATATTAGATCAAGGAAAAGATATTTTATATATTTGTGTCTCTACAGGTTTAAGTGGAACCTTTAATTGTGCTAATATAGCTAAAAACATTGTTTCTGAAGAGTATGATAACAGAAGAATTGAGATAGTGGATATACTAACAGCTTCAATGGGACAAGGGATAATGGTTGTGAAAGCTTTAGAAATGCAATCCAAGGGCCATTCTATGGATGAGGTATTGGACTTTTTAGAAACTAATAAATTAAATCTAAATACCTATATCACAGTAGATGATCTTAATCATTTAAAAAGGGGGGGAAGAATATCTTCAGCAGCAGCTATCTTTGGAATGGTACTTCATATAAAGCCTATATTAACTTTAAATAATGAAGGTAGAGTCTTACCAGTTATAAAAGTAAAGGGAAGAAAAAGTGCACTAAATAAATTAGCTAAATTAGTATGTGAAAAAATCGAAAATCCTGAAGAACAAGTTATCGCAATTTCTCATGGAGATGTAAAAGAGGAAGCAGAAAAATTAAAAGAGATTATATTAAAAGAGGTTAAAGTTAAGGATGTTATTATAAATCATATAGGTCCTGTAGTTGGTACTTATGGTGGGCCTGGGGCATTAGCAGTATTCTTTATTGGTAAGCATAGACAAAATCATGTTATAGAAGTTAATAAATAA
- a CDS encoding ABC transporter permease, with product MSILFKFMFKNIWEKRLRSLLIIVSVMVATAMCFASLGISKSYSGMVMERMKSKVGEADLIITSKSNNRNIFLDKNKIEKDIKEKELVPILNDEGQLKKGKDLLRVNIRASDISKLNSINKIILSGESKNIDFNNIKHNEVILSKKLSEKLKLNIGNTFKVKINKKEIELKVAAIAVNKGLFSESNGEMNLVMDREGLSKELNIEPSTTTMLVKVHNTRDIKKIKKEYEKKFPYYDFSETISKKSLDKNVKQFTIPFYIMLIVVLIMASFIIFSAYKVIVLERMPVIGTFRSIGATKLSTSAILLMESILYGLIGGILGNILGIPILRHLSDSSNVFKSYGVETVVVIDSLNFLWSFILAMVLSIVSSLLPIIHSSKVSLKNIILGEFSEGTKFKSNYLILGVLLLVWPYIYISKYKWSGNFILSISAAFSIFFSMVFIIPYVMRMVLYILKEIYRLVFQNEGVLALYNVGKSKVLINNTILLCSTLAAVISIYISSSNVNDLIVNAYRNMDYNFKIQGYKDNDIIKELTKKSYIGLFSEEISLKEVELANKDFTIKELLGIEENKFLRFYKNVEIYDYKGTPKKKILEKLHNKKSLIVSDVLEKKENLKIGDNLTLKLHDKYESYKIIGFAKSEIISNGGIVLGDLSSIKNHAGRKVGSSIFVKSLKNYDGLDNKFREDVENYNIVLTNKEDDLKVSKEANGGLMKSLESFSLMSLVIGSLGIMNNLMVSFIYRKRELAVLASIGMSKLKRMKMLIIEAFTIGVIGAILGVLEGVYISSFVEEITYSLNSYISVTVPVKLVTLLGILGFILVIIASLVPIFKSSKISIVEEIKYE from the coding sequence ATGAGTATTTTATTTAAATTTATGTTTAAAAATATATGGGAAAAGAGATTAAGGTCCTTACTTATTATAGTTTCTGTCATGGTTGCAACAGCTATGTGTTTTGCATCCTTAGGAATATCTAAATCATATTCAGGTATGGTCATGGAGAGGATGAAATCCAAGGTGGGAGAGGCAGATCTTATAATAACAAGTAAATCAAACAATAGAAATATATTTTTGGATAAGAATAAGATAGAAAAGGATATAAAGGAAAAAGAATTAGTACCTATTTTAAATGATGAAGGCCAATTGAAAAAAGGTAAGGATTTACTAAGAGTAAATATAAGAGCCTCTGATATATCTAAATTAAATTCTATAAATAAAATAATTTTAAGTGGTGAAAGCAAAAATATAGATTTCAATAATATAAAGCATAATGAAGTTATACTATCTAAAAAATTAAGTGAAAAGTTAAAATTAAATATTGGTAATACCTTCAAAGTGAAAATTAATAAAAAAGAAATAGAGTTAAAAGTAGCCGCTATTGCTGTAAATAAAGGGTTATTCTCAGAAAGTAATGGTGAGATGAATCTAGTTATGGATAGAGAAGGGCTTTCAAAAGAACTTAATATAGAACCTTCTACCACTACAATGTTAGTTAAAGTTCATAATACTAGGGATATAAAAAAAATAAAAAAAGAATATGAGAAGAAATTTCCGTATTATGATTTTAGTGAGACTATCAGTAAAAAATCCTTAGATAAAAATGTTAAGCAATTTACTATACCATTCTACATAATGCTCATTGTAGTATTAATAATGGCAAGCTTTATAATTTTTTCTGCATATAAGGTTATTGTTCTTGAAAGGATGCCTGTTATAGGAACTTTTAGAAGTATAGGAGCGACTAAATTATCAACTAGTGCAATATTACTTATGGAAAGTATTTTATATGGTTTGATCGGTGGGATATTAGGTAATATTCTTGGTATACCTATTCTTAGACATTTATCAGATTCTTCAAATGTGTTTAAAAGCTATGGTGTAGAAACTGTTGTGGTTATAGATAGTCTTAACTTTTTATGGTCGTTTATATTAGCTATGGTTCTATCTATAGTTAGTTCACTTTTACCTATAATTCACTCATCTAAAGTGTCTCTTAAAAATATAATACTAGGTGAGTTTTCCGAAGGCACTAAATTTAAATCTAATTATCTTATTTTAGGAGTATTACTATTAGTATGGCCATATATATACATATCAAAATATAAGTGGAGTGGAAATTTTATATTATCAATTTCAGCTGCCTTTTCTATATTTTTTTCTATGGTCTTTATAATACCTTATGTTATGAGGATGGTTTTATATATTTTAAAAGAAATATATAGACTTGTTTTTCAAAATGAGGGTGTTCTAGCTTTGTATAATGTAGGAAAATCAAAAGTTTTAATAAATAATACAATACTTCTTTGCAGTACATTAGCTGCTGTAATTTCAATATATATATCATCAAGTAATGTAAATGATTTAATTGTAAATGCTTATAGAAATATGGATTATAATTTTAAAATTCAAGGATATAAGGATAATGATATAATAAAGGAGCTTACTAAAAAATCATATATAGGGCTATTTTCAGAAGAAATTTCTTTAAAGGAAGTTGAACTAGCAAATAAAGATTTTACGATTAAAGAGTTATTAGGGATTGAAGAAAATAAGTTTCTGAGATTTTATAAAAATGTGGAGATATATGATTACAAAGGAACTCCAAAGAAGAAAATACTAGAAAAACTACATAATAAAAAATCTTTAATTGTAAGTGATGTTTTAGAGAAAAAGGAGAATTTGAAAATTGGAGATAATCTAACTTTAAAATTACATGATAAATATGAAAGTTATAAAATAATTGGATTTGCTAAATCAGAGATTATAAGTAATGGTGGCATAGTATTAGGTGACTTAAGTAGCATAAAAAATCATGCGGGTAGAAAGGTAGGAAGTTCAATATTTGTAAAGTCTTTAAAAAATTATGATGGACTAGATAATAAATTTAGAGAAGATGTAGAAAATTATAATATAGTACTTACCAATAAGGAAGATGATTTGAAAGTAAGTAAGGAAGCTAATGGAGGACTTATGAAATCTTTAGAAAGTTTTTCACTCATGTCTTTAGTTATAGGTTCATTAGGAATTATGAATAATTTAATGGTAAGTTTTATATACAGAAAAAGAGAACTTGCAGTGTTAGCGTCTATTGGAATGAGTAAATTAAAAAGAATGAAGATGCTAATTATAGAAGCCTTTACAATAGGGGTTATTGGAGCTATTTTAGGGGTTTTAGAAGGGGTATATATTTCTAGCTTTGTAGAGGAAATCACTTATTCGCTTAACTCATATATAAGTGTAACTGTACCAGTAAAACTTGTTACTTTACTAGGAATATTAGGATTCATCTTAGTAATCATAGCTTCATTAGTACCAATATTTAAGTCATCTAAAATTTCTATAGTAGAAGAGATCAAATATGAGTAA
- a CDS encoding TIGR00266 family protein, whose translation MIKHELLFEEANRTLKLICQPGDEIMVEAGAMVSMSDAFELTAKTGGLGKVFGRMLTGESAFIQKFKARDNGELLLAPSYLGDIKHITLDNSRAYRLGKGAFLASTEGIEIKTKGSGAKGIFSGEGLFQMEARGEGELFLSSYGSIYEKRLEFGEVYIVDTAHLVLWDSALNYSVEMASGFLGSIAGGEGLVCKFTGPGLIWIQTRNPNNLINNSSK comes from the coding sequence ATGATAAAACATGAATTATTATTTGAGGAAGCTAATAGAACGCTTAAATTAATTTGTCAGCCTGGAGACGAAATTATGGTAGAAGCAGGGGCTATGGTTTCCATGTCTGATGCCTTTGAACTCACTGCTAAAACTGGTGGACTAGGTAAAGTTTTTGGAAGAATGCTTACAGGAGAAAGTGCTTTTATTCAAAAGTTTAAAGCAAGGGACAATGGTGAGTTATTATTAGCACCTTCATATTTGGGAGATATAAAACATATAACTTTAGATAATTCCAGAGCTTACAGGTTAGGAAAAGGTGCATTTTTAGCCTCCACAGAAGGAATAGAAATAAAAACAAAGGGATCTGGTGCAAAGGGGATTTTTTCTGGTGAAGGATTGTTTCAAATGGAAGCTAGAGGGGAAGGAGAGCTTTTCCTTTCATCATATGGTTCAATTTATGAAAAACGTCTAGAATTTGGAGAAGTTTATATAGTGGATACTGCTCACTTAGTATTATGGGATAGTGCGCTTAATTATAGCGTAGAAATGGCTTCTGGATTTTTAGGATCCATAGCAGGAGGAGAAGGACTAGTATGTAAGTTTACAGGTCCGGGACTTATATGGATACAAACCAGAAATCCTAATAATCTTATTAATAATTCTTCTAAATAA